A genome region from Manihot esculenta cultivar AM560-2 chromosome 5, M.esculenta_v8, whole genome shotgun sequence includes the following:
- the LOC122723680 gene encoding uncharacterized protein LOC122723680 yields the protein MSLEDIVQSLANSTLAFQQETKSSIQNLENQMSQLATSVSKLESQGKLPSQTVPNPKQNASAITLRSGKELESASQKRLAQGSTADQKIEAEIEIPEEKQLQESEEEQTPMQVIRPPFPERLAQTKREKEEKEILEIFRKVQVNIPLIETIKQIPRYAKFLKDLCTNKRKLYGHEKIKVWENVSAVLQRKIAPKCKDKGMFAISCKVGNLEVKKAMCDLGASINVMPLSVYLSLDAGPLKQTGITLQLADRSIVYPKGVLEDVLVQVGKLIFPADFFVLDMEDDNSSNSTDLLLGRPFLSTARTKIDVHEGTLTMEFDGEEVKFNVYDAMKYPDENFSVCSIDVVEPLAQEAFELSKEDKLEVVLIENLTLDYLNECTTQFDEEIIETIHSLDTSDQKVSTSNLLSIPNSHHKLLPSILQAPEIELKALPTHLKYVLH from the coding sequence ATGTCTCTAGAAGACATTGTTCAATCCCTTGCTAATAGCACTCTTGCTTTTCAACAGGAAACAAAGTCAAGCATTCAGAATTTGGAGAATCAAATGAGCCAACTTGCTACATCAGTAAGCAAGCTAGAATCACAAGGGAAACTGCCCTCCCAAACTGTGCCAAATCCAAAACAGAACGCAAGTGCAATTACCTTGCGAAGTGGGAAGGAGTTGGAGTCTGCCAGCCAGAAGAGGCTTGCCCAAGGTAGTACAGCAGACCAGAAGATAGAAGCAGAAATAGAGATTCCAGAAGAGAAACAACTCCAGGAATCTGAGGAAGAACAAACTCCGATGCAGGTAATTCGTCCACCTTTTCCGGAAAGACTTGCACAAACAAAGagggaaaaggaagagaaagagatctTAGAGATCTTTCGCAAGGTCCAGGTAAACATACCCCTTATTGAGACCATAAAACAAATACCCAGGTAcgcgaaatttctaaaagacctttgcactaataaaagaaaattgtatgggCACGAAAAGATTAAAGTATGGGAGAATGTGTCAGCTGTACTCCAAAGAAAAATTGCACCAAAATGTAAAGACAAAGGCATGTTTGCTATATCATGTAAAGTAGGAAACCTTGAAGTAAAAAAGGCAATGTGTGACTTAGGAGCTtccataaatgtcatgcctctatcagtttatttgtctttggatgCAGGCCCATTAAAACAAACAGGAATCACACTTCAACTTGCCGATAGATCAATAGTCTATCCTAAGGGCGTATTGGAAGATGTTTTGGTCCAAGTGGGAAAATTAATCTTCCCAGCCGACTTCTTCGTCCTAGACATGGAGGACGATAATTCATCCAACTCTACAGATTTGTTGCTAGGAAGACCATTCCTTAGTACAGCCAGAAcgaagattgatgtgcatgaaggCACGCTCACAATGGAGTTTGATGGAGAAGAGGTaaagtttaatgtctatgatgcaatgAAGTATCCTGATGAAAACTTTTCTGTTTGTAGCATAGATGTAGTCGAACCTCTCGCTCAAGAAGCATTTGAACTAAGCAAGGAAGACAAGTTGGAGGTAGTTCTAATCGAAAACTTGACATTAGATTACCTTAACGAGTGCACAACCCAGTTTGATGAAGAGATCATAGAGACCATCCACTCATTGGATACATCAGACCAGAAGGTAAGTACCTCTAATTTACTTTCAATACCCAACTCTCACCACAAACTTCTCCCTTCAATTCTTCAGGCACCGGAGATTGAGCTAAAGGCTCTTCCCACACACTTGAAGTAtgtcttgcattag